A stretch of DNA from Desulfurella amilsii:
TAGCAAATTCTCTAATAGTATTGTTATCACCTATAATTAGCTCACTGTGCTCGCCAGAAAACTTAAGATCTTGCGGTATAGTTCCAAGCACAGCAGAGTGAAAAATTTTACAATTTTCCCCAATAGTGGTGAATTCATCAATTACCACATGACTTCGGATTTCACAGTTGCCACCAATTTTTACATTTGATTTTACAATAGAATAAGGTCCGATTGTCACATTTTCGCCCAATTGAACATTATCTTCAACTATTGCCGTTTTGTGTATATTTACCATATTTAACTCCTTAATCCAATTTTGCACTCATTGTTGCCTCTGCTACAAGCGTATCACTAACAAAACACTTGCCAGACATTTTCCATACTTTCATTTTATGCTTTATAATTTCAACTCTCATTAGTAAAGTATCACCTGGCACAACAGCTTTTCTAAACCTTGCGTTTTCTATACTCATAAAATAAACTACTCGATTAGCATTATCTTCTTCCTCTAAAGACAAAAATGCCAATATTCCACCTGCTTGTGCCATTGCCTCAATTATAACAACTCCAGGCATAATATGTTTTTTGGGAAAATGCCCTTGAAAGTAAGCTTCGTTGTATGTTACATTTTTTATAGCTTCTATAAATTTGAACTTCTCATAATTTAATACTTTATCTACAAACAAAAACGGGTATCTATGAGGTAATATTTCTTTTATCCTTTCGATATCAATCATTTTTTCTCAAGCTCCTTAATTCTATTTTCTAATTCCTGAATTTTTCTATAAAGCTCCGGCAATCGTGGCATTGTTGCGCTAGATTTCAGCCACTTTGCATGATCATACACCGGTATGCCACTGTAAATACCGCTTTTTTTGATATTTGTCCCAACACCAGATTTTGCTGTTATTATAGTATTATCAGCAATTTTTAAATGACCTGCTATGCCTACTTGACCTGCTAGAATAACATTGTTTCCTATTTTTGTAGAACCAGATATACCACATTGCGAAACTAAAATAGAATTTTCACCAATTTCAACATTATGGGCAATTTGGACTAAATTATCTATCTTTGAACCTTTTTTAATTATTGTTTCATCAAGCGTAGCTCTATCGATTGATGTGTTTGAACCTATCTCAACATCATCTTCTATAATTACTTTGCCAACCTGAGGTATTTTATAATGTTTACCATTATTATTTACATAACCAAAGCCATCACTGCCTATTACACTACCAGAATGAATTATCACATTGTTTCCAATTTCTACATTCTCACGAATTGTAACATTTGGATATATAATGCAATTATCTTTAATAATCGTGTTTTCACCAATATAAACCATAGGCATTATAGAGCTATGTCCTATTTTTACATTTTCTGCTATATATGTAAAATCTCCAATATAAGCTTCCTCGCTTATTTGCGCTGTTTTATCAATTGAAGCTTTATGACTTTTGAAATTGCTTTTTAATTGATTTTTATAAAAGTAACTCAAAGCTAAAGCAAACCCAAGATAAGCATCTTTGCATACGACAAAATTTTTATAATTGTAAGCTGAAATATCAAATGCTTGATCAACTATTATGCAACCTGCTCTAGTAGTAGAAATATATTTGGTGTACTTTTTATTGGAAAGAAAACTAATTTTATGTTCATCAGCCCGATTTAAGCTTGCTACGCCATCTATATCTATGTCACTTTTACCCAAATATTGTCCATTAATAATTTGGACTAATTCTTGCACTCCAATCATTTTTTGCTTTGCTCATATATTTTATTATATACTTTGATAACCTGAGGCGTTATATCTAAAGCATCGTTCCAATACACTAATCCCTGGTGTACTTCAAAAACTAAATCAATACTTTCTTTTTGACTAATATTTTTTATTGTTTCGACAAGACCGTTTATGATATTTTGAGTGTATTCTCTTTCTTTTGATACTACATCGTCTGTGGCATCAGCTTTGTATCGCTCTAAATCTCTTAATTTTGTTTGATACTCAATTTCCAATTGTTGTTTATCTTTTTTAGGCGTTGATGGGTTTTGAATTTTTTGAGATAAAGTATTTAACTCTTGCTGTTTACTGTCAATTACCATTTTCTTCGCCTCTATAATCTTTTGAAGCATAGATTTTGCATCGATGCCTGCTTGACAATCCTGTAGCGCTTTATTTAAATCTACAACAGCAACTTTAAGCGCGAATGCATTACTATTAAGCACAAGTAGTGCTGCTAAAACTACAAACCCCGAAAAAAATTTCCTCATAAGTCCTTATGCCTCCTTACTAATAATTCTAAAATAAAGCTCCCATAGAGAACTGAAAAACATAAGATTTCTCGCCATTTTTAGGTGCCAGATTCTTGCCTACCTCTACTCTAATTGGTCCAAGTGGAGATATCCATTTTATACCTACACCAACATCTTTTTTAAGGTCGCCAAAATCGTATGAATAAAGCCACGAATTACCTATATCGAAAAATGCATCACCGTATAATTTTAAAGCCTCTACTAATGGAAAAATCGTCTCAGCTTGAGCGTATGCATCCCTTGTGCCACCAATGTAGTTTCCATATTGATCTGTAGGACTTACTGTGCCATAATCAAAACCTCTCAAGCTATCTATACCGCCTAAGAAATATCTATCCGCAAGCGGCACTCCTTTCCCACCTATGCCTTTTGCAAAACCAATACTACCTTTTAAGTGGCCTATCATACCCCAAAATATAGGATGGAAATACTCCACAGTATTATCCCACTTAACATACCTTGCGTTTCCGCCAAATCCTGTAAAACCTAAACTTGACGAAGCAATCGTTCCCTTTGTCGGGAAAATAGTATTGTTAACTGAACTCCATTTTATAAAAGGTGTAATGGTACTTTCTGTCGTAGTGCCAGCTTCTTGTTGTAAATAATAGCTTGGCGTGCCAGCTGTTATATCAATTTTATTTTGAGATAAAGAATACGAAGCTCCAACACTTAACTGATCGTCATAAAATCTCTTTGCAACGGTAAATTTAAAACCGTATGTTTTTTGATTGTAATCCCAACCGTAATATTCCATATTGTACAAATCTAAGCCGACAGATATTGGCTTATTATCAACCCAAGGGTTTACTAAACTTATATCGAATAAATGGCTATTTGCAGAAAGGTTTGCGTAAAACTTTCCATATACACCTGATCCAAACAAATTCCTTTGCGTAATAGAGCCCATAACACCTACTTTGTAGTAAGAACTATAACCTACACCTAATGATAACATACCAGTCATTTTTTCTTTTACATTGACTTTCATATTTACTTCATCTTTACCTGGAATACGCTCTGTGCTTATCTTTACGTTATCAAAGTAATCCGTGTTATAAATTTTTTCCCTGGATTCTTGTATTTTTGATTCAGAATATAAACTGCCTTGATTGAGGCGAATTTCTCTTCTTATGACATTATCCCATGTTTTATCATTGCCCGTTATTTCAATTCTGTGAATATAGACTTTGTTACCCTTGTTAATATCAAATGTAACGTCAACTGTATGATTTTGTCTATCCAGTGTAACTATAGGGTTAATATCACAAAAAGCATAACCCTTGTCTGCGTAAGCCGTAGTGAGATCTCCTATGTCTTTCCTTAATTGAACACCATTGAATGTTTTTCCAACTTTTAATTTGACAATTTTTTCAAGGTCTTTTAATGTATACGGTTCAATATGCTCGTATTTTAAGCTCTTTAATGTATATTGTGCCCCCTCATCAATCGAAATGTCCATATCAATATAGCCTGTGTCTGGCTCTATATTTACAGTTGGCCCATTAACTTTTACATCAGCATAACCTTTTGACAAGTAGAGATCTCTAATTGCCTGTATATCAGAATCAAGATCCTGTGGATTTAATTTACCCGTATAAAACCACGGTAAAAAAGTCAGTATATATGGACCATATTTTTCATGATTTTTCATAACATCCAATATTTCGCTAGTTTTTATATGTTTATTGCCAATAATATTTATTTTATGAACGAAAGTTTTCTTCCCTTCTCTTATGTCAAAAACTATATCTACACGATTACCTGCAACAGGTTCTAGCTTATATGAAACATTTGTAAGGTAAATACCTTTTGACGCATAAAAGCCTACAATAGCCGATATACTTTCCTGCAAGTTTTTTTTGCTTAAAATTTGGTATTCCTTTACTTTACACACTTTATACAGTTCTTCATCCTTAAACATTTTGTTGCCCTTAAATTTAACAAACCTAATTGCGGGTTTTTCCTTGACATTAAATGTTAAAATCACGCCGTTTGAGGTATTGGTTACTTTAGCTGTTACTGTTTCAAAAAAGCCTAAGTTATAAATGTTTTTAATATCTTCGTTAACAGCTTTTATATCTAAAGACGTATTTGTTTTTTCTTTCACAGCACTTAATATTGTAGGTTTATCTATTCTTACATTACCTTCTACATTAATCTCAACAATATTTTGAGCGTATGCAAAATTTAGTAACAAAAAAAATATGAACAAAAAACTAACTATTGTCTTCATTGGTTAAAACCCCTTCTGATAAAAAATATGTAGTATCACAAAACCGCGCAATTTTATTGCTATGGGTAGAAATTACCACCGTAGTATTAAACGATTGTTGTAAATCGCGTAGCAGTGACATTAATAACTTTGCATTATTCTCATCAATATTAGATGTAGGCTCATCTGTAATTATTACTTTTGGGTTATTTATTAAAGCCCTAGCTATAGCAACTCTTTGTTTTTCGCCACCAGACAAATTATAACTCCGCTTGTTAAAAAACTCTTGATTGATTCCAACTCTCAATAAGAGCTCTTTTGCATAATCTATTTTTATTATACCATTAATCATTGTGGGAAGCAAAACATTTTCTAGTACTGAAAGCTCGTTTATAAGTGAATAGAATTGAAAAACAAAACCAATATTGGCATTTCTTAATAAAGCAAGGTTTTTTTTATCCGTAAAATTTATTTTTTCTCCAGAAAAATACACGTCTCCACTATCAGGCTCATCCAATAAACCCAATATATGAAGGAGTGTAGATTTGCCAGAACCTGAAACACCCATGATGGCTACCATCTGGCCTTCTTCGACATTAAAATTTATGTTGTTTAGTACTAACGTTTCACTTTTACCGCTTTTAAAAGATTTTTTTATATTAGAGGCGCTTAAAATCACTGTCTTAATACCTCTATTATATTCATCCTAGAAGCTTTCGATGCAGGATAAAGGCTTGCAAGTACACATAAACCAACAGAAACTATGGAAATTCCTACAACATAAGTCAAAGTAATATCTACTGGAATTTTTGTAATGTAATAAACCTGTTTGGGTAAGCTTACAATATCGTAATGCTTTAAAATATAGCCCAGAGATAATCCCAAAAAATCACCAATAATAGTACCTATAAAACCTAAAATCAACCCTTGCTTTATGAATATGCTTTTAATATTTTTTGATGTAGCACCAAGAGAAACAAGTATCGCTATATCTTTAACCTTTTCCATAACCAGCATAGTAAGTGAGTTCATGATATCAAAAGCCGCCACAATTATAATTAAAAGCAAAATAATACCCATAGCAATTTTTTCTAATTTTAAAGCAGTGAAAAAATTCTTATTCATTTGAGCCCAAGTAACAAAATAATACTGACTTGGCAGTATTTTACCCAGAAAGCTACCTACTTTATTTATATTGTATGGATTATACAAATTTACAGCTATGGTATTTATCTGATCATATGTCTGCATATTTTTCCATAATACATCTAAAGGTATATATGAAAAAGCCAAGTCATATTCATACATCCCAGAATCAAACACACCCGTGACAGGAACTTCAAATGATACGGGAGAAAAACCCATAGCTGTAGGATTAGAATAAGCTAGTGTAACTCTAACATTTTGGCCAGCAGATACACCAATTGCTTTCATTAATTCCTTACCCAACACTATCCCATTTGTCCTACCCTTTATATACTTTTCAACATATGGTTTATCGCTAAAATCTACACCGTTTAATATAGAACCACTTGATTGACCATTAGCACTTACAATACACTGTTCAACTAAAGAAGGATAAACGTTGGCAACCATTTTATCAGATTTTATTTTTCCAAGAAGTTTCCTATCTAGATTAAATGTTCCATCAAAATTTTTAATAATTATGTGTGGGTTTGCACCTATTATTTTTGATTCCAGCATTTTGTCAAAACCATTCATAATCCCTAAAACTAAAATTAGCGCGCCCACACCAATTGCAATACTAATAATAGAAAGCAAAGAAGAAAGCGAAATCAGTTTTTCCTCTTTTTTAGAACTTATGTATTTTATAGCTAAAAAGTTTTCAAAATTGAATTTCTTCATTTATCAATTAATCGTCTTTTAATGCGTATTTTAAAACCTCTTGCATGTCCTTAACAAAATAAAATTTTACGTCTTTTATCTTTAGTTGCGATTGAATTTCTGACACATCTTTTTTGTTGTCAAAAGGTACAATAATTTCTTTTATACCAACCCTCAGTGCTGCTAGAGTTTTTTCTTTAAGCCCACCAATTGGTAAAACTCTACCAGTAAGTGTAATTTCACCCGTCATTGCAATATCAGATCTGACTAGTTTATTAGTTAGAGCAGAAATAATAGCACATGCTATGGTTATGCCCGCACTTGGGCCATCTTTTGGCGTTGCACCTTCTGGTACATGTATATGGAAATCGTACTTTTCGTAAAATTCTTCCTCCAGATTTAGCTCTTTATATTGAGTTCTCGCAAAAGAAACTGCAGCTTGTGCTGACTCTTTAAATACATCGCCAAGTGAACCTGTAAGCATTAGTTTTCCACTACCTTTAACCTTTAGGGCTTCAATAAACAATACCTCACCGCCAACAGGTGTCCACGCAAGACCCGTAGCAATGCCAATATAATCTTTGTCTAGCTTTTCGCTGCTATAGTACCTTGGTATACCTAAATATTTTTCTAAATTTCCTACATTAATTTCATATATGGTTGATTGATCTTTTTTTGGAGATTCTACAATTTGTCTTGCAATTTTTCTTAAAATAGCTGTAATATTTTTTTCTAAATTCCTTACGCCTGCCTCTTTGGCGTAGTTTTCAATAACGCTTTGGATGGCTTTATCTGTAAACTTTATATTGTACTCATTAAGCCCGTGGTTTTCAATCTGCTTGGGTATAATGTATTTCTTTGCAATTTTCATTTTTTCTATCGTTGTATAACCAGAGAGTCTAACAATTTCCATTCTATCCAATAGTGGCGCAGGTATCGTATCTGTAGAGTTGGCTGTCGTTATAAAAAAGACTTTTGATAAATCAAATGGAACACCTATATAGTGGTCTTCGAATTCATAATTTTGCTCTGAGTCCAAAACTTCAAGCATGGCACTAGCTGGATCACCTCTAAAATCGCTGCCTAGTTTATCAATTTCATCTAAAACAAAAACAGGGTTATTTGTTCCTGTTTGTTTTAGACCTTGTATAATCCTTCCCGGCAGTGCCCCTACGTATGTCCTTCTATGTCCTCTAATTTCTGCTTCGTCTCTAACGCCACCCAAAGATATTCGCCACAATTTTCTTCCCATAGCACGGGCAATAGATTTTGCAAGTGAAGTTTTGCCTACACCGGGTGGTCCAATAAAACATAAAATAGGGCCTTTTATATCATTTTTTATTTTTTTAACGGCCAGATACTCCAGAATTCTTTTTTTTGCTTCTTCTATGTCATAGTGGTCTTCATTCAGAGTTTTTTCTATAGACTTTATATCTAGTTTATCTTGTGAAGAAACACTCCATGGTAAACTAACCATCCAATCAATGTATGTACGAATTACATTGGCCTCGGCAGAATCGGAGTACATTTTTTCTAATCTAGACAGTTGCTTTAGACACTCTTTCCCTGCTTGCTCGCTCATTTTTACTGCTTCAATCTTTTGCCTAAGCTCTTCTATCTCATCTGAGTCTGCCTTTTCGCCTAACTCTTTCTTTACAGCTTTTAGCTGCTCTTTCAAGAAATACTCTTTTTGTGCTTTTGAAATTTCTTCCCTGGCTTCTCTTTGGATTTTAGCCTGCATATCAAGTATTTGCAGTTCTCTATTCAAGATGCTGACTATTTTTCTTAATCGCTCTTTCACAGATAATATTTCTATTAATTCTTGCATCTGATTTATCTTTAATTGTAGATTTGCAATGATAATATCAGCAAACTGTTCGCTTTTTTCTATATTGTTTGCAATTACAACAATATCATTGGGTATATTCTTATTTAAAGCTACAAGTTTTTGGAGTTGATCTTTAATTGTCCTAATCAGGACCTCTATTTCAATCTCTTCTTCTGGTGTTGATGCTAATTGGTCTTGCAATAGCGAAACTTCAGCTTCAAAAAAGGGGTTATCTTTTATCGTTTTGGTATAGCTCACAATAGATGCTTTTCTCAATCCTTGGACCAATATTTTTACTCTACCATCTGGCATCTTAAGCATTCTTAAAATCAAGCATACTGTGCCAACGGTATTTATTTGATCTGGTGTTGGTTCATTTTCTTCAAAATTTTTCTGGCTCACGGCAAAAATCATTCTATCTTTTGATAAAGCCTCATCTATTGCCTTAATAGAAAATTCTCTACCTACCAGCAACGGTGTAACCATATAAGGAAAAACAACCATATCTCTAAGTGGCACAACAGGCAAAACACTAGGTATTTCTATATCTTGGTTGGCTAAGCTTTCGTTATTATTACTCATAAATCAAAACCTCTCTAAAATAATTTCTAATACTCCGTTGTTATAGTTTACTTTACTTACATTTTCAACATAGAATGGCAAATCTATGTATTTTTTAAAATAACCAAAAATACGCTCTGCCCTTATATATGCTACGTTACTTCTTTCTTTTTTTTTCTTAAAACCAGAGATAATCAAAGAAGTGTGATTTGTATCGATTGCCAAACTATCTAACTGCAAATCTGGTATTTCAAGCTCTATGTGTACTTTATCACCTTCTTCGTAAATATCCGCTAAAATCGAATCTGAACTTGCGTTTTTTTGTAAAACTAAAAAATGAGCAAAAAAAATCACTCTGTTATTAACCATATTATTTACTCTTTTTTTCTAACTCTTTGTAAAATAAAACAATGTATTTACTGTTTGGATATTTCTTTTTTAATTCATTAAAAAAATCCATAGCCCCTTGCTTTTTGCCTAAATGATAGTAAGAAGATGCCAGTAAATACAACATTTCATCGTTAAAATTCAAATCAGAAAAATGCTTTGCCATATAATCAAGCTCAATTTGAGCTGCCCTATACCTTCCTAAGTCATAATAGAAACGAGTAATAAACAACTGATGTTGGTAAAGTTGTTTTGCACATTCAGTTAAATAGTTATAAACTTCATCTTTGTATGGATTATCTGGATATTTATCCAAGAGTACAAGAAAATTTTTTATAGCATTTTTTGTAGGTGTTTGATCGAGTCTATATCCATTCATCATTTTGTAATAACTCATAGCAATTTTATATTGAGCAAACATGGCATCATTTGTATCTGGATACAACTCTATAAATTTTTTGTATTCGTCTATTGATAAAAGATAATCTTCCTCGCTGTAATAAACATCACCTAAAATAAGATGCGCTTTCTTTGAATAAATGCTACCTGGATGTTGTTGATTAATCATCAATAAACTATGTTCGGCTTCTTTGTAGTTATGATTAATGTAATACTGGACTCCCTCGTTGTACCATTCATAGGCACTTTTTTCTAGCTCTGTTTTAACTAATTCTTTAGGAGCAGAACATGCAGAAACAAAAAAAACAATTAAAGCAATTGCAATGTAAGTGAAAATAGTTTTTTTCATGATAATAACCCATTTTTTATATCAAGTGCTGAGCTAATCATAAGCTATCTCCTTTATAATAATTTTTTCAAATTGCATATCACTTGATAATTCATTTAACTTTTTAATAAGTTGATCCTTCATGCTTTCCATTTCTTGATGCCAAACGGAGCTAAATACACCTATAGTTAAAACACCATCTTTAAAGTTTAACACAACAACATCATCTTCACTAAAATTTAACTGTTTAAATATATCTTTAGCTTTCAGTATATATCCAGCCCTTTCTAACCCCAAATCCTTCAACAAATCAAAAGTAGCTGTAGATATATCAACTAACGCCATATTCTTTAAGCGTTTTCTGCTTGTTTTACATCGTTTCTAATCATTATAATAAAATCGCGTTCATTTTTTTTGAGCACATTTTCTATGTAAGCACCTAATTGAGGCAATTTTTGAGCAATTTTTGATATATAGTCATACTCGTTTACATATGCAAGTATATATTTACCTTTTGGAGCAGACTTAATCGAGCTGTCTAAAATACCGCAGGCCTCAGATTCATTTTTACCTCTTAAATCCACTTCTTTTGCTATATCAAAGCTATCGCCTTTGCCGTCCATAAAACCTCCTTATTTTTTTGCATATTTTTTCTGGAATTTATCAACCCTTCCGCCTTCATCAACAATTTTTTCTTTACCTGTAAAAAACGGGTGGCATTTATTACATATCTGGACCTTAAGATTTTTAATAGTTGAATGAACTTCTACTTTATTGCCACATGCACACTCGATAGTTGTTAACTCATATTTTGGATGAAAATTTTTTTTCATTAGCTACCTCCTTTTTGCTAATCGTAAAATATCACAAATTACCTATTTTATCAAGTGCTCATTGTTTATTTTTGATACATAGTCTTTTAATGTCTGGTTCAGCTTTTTAAGTTCATTTCTCATCGAAAAAAGAACAATTGGTAAAGCTATCCACATTAAAAAACTCACAGTCAAAAATACAATTAAAGCTAGAAAAAAAATATCATACATTGACGATGTAAAAGATTTAGTTAATACTGAAATCATTTTTCACCTACCAACACGCTAAATCCACCCTCACCAAAGCCTTCTTTGGGTTCTTCAACGGCATTTATTTGTCTATAATCGCCTAACAACACTTGATAGGCTTGCTTGAAAGTAAAACCCGATTTTTCCAACAAATCTATAACCTGTTTTGATGAAAAAAATCTTGCATGCTTATAGAATACACTGTTTTCTTTTTTTTCTAAGTAAAGTCTGCCTAAAGTTGTATCTGAATCTACAATACCTATGATAATTTTACCTTTTGGTTTTAATATGCGATAACACTCCTTTAAACTCTTTAGTGGATCATTTACAAAGCAAATCGTTACAGCCATTAAGGCAAAATCAAAACTATTGTCTTCAAGCGGTAAACTTTCCGCTACGCCAAATATTACATCTATGCCATTTTTCTTTGCAATATCCGCCATTTGCTTTGATGGTTCAACACCCACTTTAATACCAAGTGGCAAAGCAAATCTCCCGCTACCTACCCCAATTTCAATACCTTTGCCTTCTTTGGGCATGACTTTTTTAAGAGCCTCTACTTCTGATAAGTAAACGTACTTATTCTTTTCAAACCATTCTTCGTAATCTTCTGTATTGTTATCAAATACTTGAATCTTATCTGAATAATTCTTAAAGTACTCTAAAACTTCAACTGCATTAACAAAATCCAAAAAAATGTATTCTATGCTTTTACTTGTAATTATATTTTTAAATTCAACTGAAACACTTTTGCCGATTAATACACTATCGCCAAGCTTGTTTATATCTAATGCGCAGTCCTGAATTTTCTTTTTTTGATCGCCTTCAACAATTAAATAAAATGGCGAGTCTTCAAAATTGCCATCGAATATATCACCGTTTTCATTAATTGATATAACAGCTTTCTTCATTTTATCCTCCCTTTTTTTTCGTTTTTATTATACTTAAAATATATCCAAAACTCAACAATTTTAAGATTTTTGTTGCAAAATAGTCAATTTTTTATAGAATCACCTATGTTGAAGTAAAAAACTTTACTAAAAAAATGAGTTTACCTTGTTTTATTGGCAAAATTTTAGATAACAAAATAATCATAGAAGGTCAAGAGTACCACCACGCAATCAATGTTAAAAGATTAAAGATAGACGATAAAATTGAAGTAAACAACTTAAATGGTAATTATCTAATTGGAACAATAAGCAAAATAGAAAAAAAATATTTTATTGCCACGATTGATCGCACAATTGAAAAAGCTCTTCCACATATCAATGTAACGCTTTATCAGTGCCTGCCAAATAAATTATCAGTAATTGATGAGCTTATAGAACCTATTTCTCAGCTTAACGTAGCTACTTTTGTACCCACTATATCAGATTTTTCTAGATTAAAACTAAAAGATATTCAAAAAAAAATGCTTAAATGGGAAAAAATAGCCGTCCAGTCTCTTAAGCAGTGCAAAAGGCTATACCCGCTTACTATACAAAATCCGCAAAAACTTCCAAACATTGATTCAAAAGAA
This window harbors:
- the fabZ gene encoding 3-hydroxyacyl-ACP dehydratase FabZ, coding for MIDIERIKEILPHRYPFLFVDKVLNYEKFKFIEAIKNVTYNEAYFQGHFPKKHIMPGVVIIEAMAQAGGILAFLSLEEEDNANRVVYFMSIENARFRKAVVPGDTLLMRVEIIKHKMKVWKMSGKCFVSDTLVAEATMSAKLD
- the lpxD gene encoding UDP-3-O-(3-hydroxymyristoyl)glucosamine N-acyltransferase → MIGVQELVQIINGQYLGKSDIDIDGVASLNRADEHKISFLSNKKYTKYISTTRAGCIIVDQAFDISAYNYKNFVVCKDAYLGFALALSYFYKNQLKSNFKSHKASIDKTAQISEEAYIGDFTYIAENVKIGHSSIMPMVYIGENTIIKDNCIIYPNVTIRENVEIGNNVIIHSGSVIGSDGFGYVNNNGKHYKIPQVGKVIIEDDVEIGSNTSIDRATLDETIIKKGSKIDNLVQIAHNVEIGENSILVSQCGISGSTKIGNNVILAGQVGIAGHLKIADNTIITAKSGVGTNIKKSGIYSGIPVYDHAKWLKSSATMPRLPELYRKIQELENRIKELEKK
- a CDS encoding OmpH family outer membrane protein, with translation MRKFFSGFVVLAALLVLNSNAFALKVAVVDLNKALQDCQAGIDAKSMLQKIIEAKKMVIDSKQQELNTLSQKIQNPSTPKKDKQQLEIEYQTKLRDLERYKADATDDVVSKEREYTQNIINGLVETIKNISQKESIDLVFEVHQGLVYWNDALDITPQVIKVYNKIYEQSKK
- the bamA gene encoding outer membrane protein assembly factor BamA: MKTIVSFLFIFFLLLNFAYAQNIVEINVEGNVRIDKPTILSAVKEKTNTSLDIKAVNEDIKNIYNLGFFETVTAKVTNTSNGVILTFNVKEKPAIRFVKFKGNKMFKDEELYKVCKVKEYQILSKKNLQESISAIVGFYASKGIYLTNVSYKLEPVAGNRVDIVFDIREGKKTFVHKINIIGNKHIKTSEILDVMKNHEKYGPYILTFLPWFYTGKLNPQDLDSDIQAIRDLYLSKGYADVKVNGPTVNIEPDTGYIDMDISIDEGAQYTLKSLKYEHIEPYTLKDLEKIVKLKVGKTFNGVQLRKDIGDLTTAYADKGYAFCDINPIVTLDRQNHTVDVTFDINKGNKVYIHRIEITGNDKTWDNVIRREIRLNQGSLYSESKIQESREKIYNTDYFDNVKISTERIPGKDEVNMKVNVKEKMTGMLSLGVGYSSYYKVGVMGSITQRNLFGSGVYGKFYANLSANSHLFDISLVNPWVDNKPISVGLDLYNMEYYGWDYNQKTYGFKFTVAKRFYDDQLSVGASYSLSQNKIDITAGTPSYYLQQEAGTTTESTITPFIKWSSVNNTIFPTKGTIASSSLGFTGFGGNARYVKWDNTVEYFHPIFWGMIGHLKGSIGFAKGIGGKGVPLADRYFLGGIDSLRGFDYGTVSPTDQYGNYIGGTRDAYAQAETIFPLVEALKLYGDAFFDIGNSWLYSYDFGDLKKDVGVGIKWISPLGPIRVEVGKNLAPKNGEKSYVFQFSMGALF
- a CDS encoding ABC transporter ATP-binding protein → MILSASNIKKSFKSGKSETLVLNNINFNVEEGQMVAIMGVSGSGKSTLLHILGLLDEPDSGDVYFSGEKINFTDKKNLALLRNANIGFVFQFYSLINELSVLENVLLPTMINGIIKIDYAKELLLRVGINQEFFNKRSYNLSGGEKQRVAIARALINNPKVIITDEPTSNIDENNAKLLMSLLRDLQQSFNTTVVISTHSNKIARFCDTTYFLSEGVLTNEDNS
- a CDS encoding ABC transporter permease, with product MKKFNFENFLAIKYISSKKEEKLISLSSLLSIISIAIGVGALILVLGIMNGFDKMLESKIIGANPHIIIKNFDGTFNLDRKLLGKIKSDKMVANVYPSLVEQCIVSANGQSSGSILNGVDFSDKPYVEKYIKGRTNGIVLGKELMKAIGVSAGQNVRVTLAYSNPTAMGFSPVSFEVPVTGVFDSGMYEYDLAFSYIPLDVLWKNMQTYDQINTIAVNLYNPYNINKVGSFLGKILPSQYYFVTWAQMNKNFFTALKLEKIAMGIILLLIIIVAAFDIMNSLTMLVMEKVKDIAILVSLGATSKNIKSIFIKQGLILGFIGTIIGDFLGLSLGYILKHYDIVSLPKQVYYITKIPVDITLTYVVGISIVSVGLCVLASLYPASKASRMNIIEVLRQ
- the lon gene encoding endopeptidase La — its product is MSNNNESLANQDIEIPSVLPVVPLRDMVVFPYMVTPLLVGREFSIKAIDEALSKDRMIFAVSQKNFEENEPTPDQINTVGTVCLILRMLKMPDGRVKILVQGLRKASIVSYTKTIKDNPFFEAEVSLLQDQLASTPEEEIEIEVLIRTIKDQLQKLVALNKNIPNDIVVIANNIEKSEQFADIIIANLQLKINQMQELIEILSVKERLRKIVSILNRELQILDMQAKIQREAREEISKAQKEYFLKEQLKAVKKELGEKADSDEIEELRQKIEAVKMSEQAGKECLKQLSRLEKMYSDSAEANVIRTYIDWMVSLPWSVSSQDKLDIKSIEKTLNEDHYDIEEAKKRILEYLAVKKIKNDIKGPILCFIGPPGVGKTSLAKSIARAMGRKLWRISLGGVRDEAEIRGHRRTYVGALPGRIIQGLKQTGTNNPVFVLDEIDKLGSDFRGDPASAMLEVLDSEQNYEFEDHYIGVPFDLSKVFFITTANSTDTIPAPLLDRMEIVRLSGYTTIEKMKIAKKYIIPKQIENHGLNEYNIKFTDKAIQSVIENYAKEAGVRNLEKNITAILRKIARQIVESPKKDQSTIYEINVGNLEKYLGIPRYYSSEKLDKDYIGIATGLAWTPVGGEVLFIEALKVKGSGKLMLTGSLGDVFKESAQAAVSFARTQYKELNLEEEFYEKYDFHIHVPEGATPKDGPSAGITIACAIISALTNKLVRSDIAMTGEITLTGRVLPIGGLKEKTLAALRVGIKEIIVPFDNKKDVSEIQSQLKIKDVKFYFVKDMQEVLKYALKDD
- a CDS encoding Hsp20/alpha crystallin family protein; protein product: MVNNRVIFFAHFLVLQKNASSDSILADIYEEGDKVHIELEIPDLQLDSLAIDTNHTSLIISGFKKKKERSNVAYIRAERIFGYFKKYIDLPFYVENVSKVNYNNGVLEIILERF